In Ruminococcaceae bacterium BL-4, one DNA window encodes the following:
- the rlmN gene encoding 23S rRNA m2A2503 methyltransferase and tRNA A37 C2 methyltransferase (Evidence 2a : Function from experimental evidences in other organisms; PubMedId : 8973346, 18307109, 20184321, 21368151, 22891362, 27081063, 27902775; Product type e : enzyme) yields the protein MELIDIKSMTISELETYLAQIKEPKFRAKQIFLWLQNGVTSFSEMTNLSKSLRETLQKNCYIADAVIQKCYCSKLDSTKKYLFRLHDGELIESVLMDYHYGRTICISTQVGCRMGCTFCATGQSGFSRNLTPSEMLSQIQTAERDGQKRISNVVLMGMGEPLDNYENVLRFLELISNPDGINIGMRHISLSTCGIVDKIYDLAEKKYQLTLSISLHAPNDAIRSQTMPINQRWHIEDLLKACRYYSGKTGRRISYEYAMISGLNDSDDCARELGERLRGTLCHVNLIPVNTVSGTSYRKSMIDRQQVFIKILAKAGITATVRRTLGADINASCGQLRRRYQSEVEL from the coding sequence TTGGAACTGATTGATATAAAATCTATGACAATATCGGAACTCGAAACGTATTTGGCTCAAATTAAAGAGCCAAAATTTCGTGCGAAACAGATATTTTTATGGCTGCAAAATGGAGTCACTTCTTTTTCAGAGATGACGAATCTTAGCAAATCACTAAGGGAAACTCTGCAGAAAAACTGCTACATAGCAGATGCTGTAATCCAGAAATGCTATTGTTCCAAACTTGACAGTACAAAAAAATATCTATTTCGCCTGCATGACGGAGAACTGATCGAATCAGTATTGATGGATTATCATTATGGAAGAACAATCTGCATTTCAACACAGGTTGGCTGCAGAATGGGATGTACATTTTGTGCTACCGGTCAAAGCGGATTTTCTAGGAACTTGACCCCCAGTGAAATGCTTTCACAAATACAGACCGCAGAGCGGGATGGACAAAAACGCATTTCAAATGTTGTTTTGATGGGAATGGGGGAACCTCTTGATAATTATGAAAATGTTCTTCGTTTTCTGGAGTTGATTTCCAACCCGGATGGGATTAATATTGGAATGAGGCATATTTCTCTCTCTACTTGTGGGATCGTCGATAAGATTTATGATCTTGCAGAGAAGAAATATCAATTAACACTTTCTATTTCTCTTCATGCGCCAAATGATGCCATTCGTTCTCAGACAATGCCAATCAATCAGCGCTGGCACATTGAAGATTTACTCAAAGCCTGTCGCTATTACAGCGGAAAAACTGGCCGCAGAATTTCCTATGAATATGCCATGATCAGCGGCCTAAACGACAGTGATGATTGTGCGCGAGAATTAGGAGAACGGCTGCGGGGCACTTTGTGCCATGTCAATTTGATTCCGGTCAATACTGTTTCCGGGACAAGCTATCGTAAAAGTATGATCGATAGGCAGCAGGTTTTTATAAAGATCCTTGCCAAAGCAGGAATCACAGCTACAGTCCGGCGGACTTTGGGCGCTGATATCAATGCCTCCTGTGGACAGTTGCGCCGCAGGTACCAAAGTGAGGTTGAATTATGA
- a CDS encoding Protein serine/threonine phosphatase PrpC, regulation of stationary phase: MIRVCGKTDIGKVRSSNQDDCRFGLTSNGNLAWSVVCDGMGGANGGNVASNMAVESISEQYLHYFEETQKFTDNGLRDLMTSAAYNANTAIYERAAEDTQLSGMGTTLVTAIVYDGVAHIAHAGDSRAYLLDSDGIQQITTDHSMVQEMVDSGDLTLQQAKNHPQKNIITRALGVEDQIQTDYCEITLPQDWYLLILCTDGFSNCVEPEVLIDFAKKFQGQDLADQLIEEANKNGGGDNITVSIIEN; encoded by the coding sequence ATGATAAGAGTGTGCGGAAAAACAGATATCGGAAAAGTAAGGAGCAGTAATCAGGATGATTGCCGCTTTGGACTTACTTCGAACGGAAATCTGGCGTGGTCTGTTGTCTGTGATGGCATGGGCGGCGCAAATGGTGGAAATGTTGCAAGTAATATGGCTGTTGAGTCTATTTCTGAGCAATATCTTCACTATTTTGAAGAAACTCAGAAGTTTACAGATAACGGATTGCGGGATCTAATGACTTCTGCAGCGTATAACGCCAATACAGCAATTTATGAACGTGCAGCAGAAGACACGCAGCTTTCAGGAATGGGAACAACGTTGGTAACTGCAATCGTTTATGATGGAGTGGCACATATTGCTCATGCAGGGGACAGCCGTGCATACCTCTTGGATTCAGACGGAATCCAGCAGATTACAACAGACCACTCGATGGTTCAGGAAATGGTGGATAGCGGAGATCTGACTTTACAGCAAGCTAAAAACCATCCACAGAAGAATATCATCACACGAGCACTTGGGGTTGAGGATCAGATACAAACGGATTACTGTGAAATAACATTGCCTCAAGATTGGTATCTTTTAATACTCTGTACGGACGGATTTTCAAATTGTGTGGAGCCAGAAGTCCTTATAGATTTCGCGAAAAAGTTTCAGGGGCAGGATTTAGCAGACCAATTAATTGAAGAAGCGAACAAAAACGGCGGCGGGGATAATATTACCGTTTCTATTATCGAAAACTAA
- a CDS encoding Serine/threonine protein kinase PrkC, regulator of stationary phase — translation MDKYAGKRLDGRYEIQELVGAGGMALVYRAYDTLDQRTVAIKILKDEFLDNAEFIRRFKNESKAIALLSHPNIIKVYDVSFGDQIQYIVEEYIDGITLREYLDRQTVIDLNKVLYFTTQILRALQHAHQKGIVHRDIKPQNIMVLPDDTIKVTDFGIARFARSETRTMTDKAIGSVHYIAPEQARGDLTDEKADIYSVGVMLYEMITGQLPFEAENAVSVAIMQLQAEPQPPMEINPDIPLGLQQITLHAMQKDPAQRYQTATEMLLDLKELRQNPDAVFEYKYIQRNDDYAKPNSLKDTASVTSYDDGYNYVEHPEQNNAKAKKRKKTPFIIGGIALGVVILAVILMVAGVFKSCGTSSEVKLPNFVGQKYDDVVKAYNGQFNFVEETKTDSTKETGTIVNQSPNADMTVKKGSDVHLTVIVAADTVQVPDVTGKTVADAKQALISAGLQVGTVTAKDGKETANTILETSPAAGTSVDKGSKVNLVYSTGKKETKISVTVSLPSVSSNLNLSYYLDGVLQGQVTVNPAYNSTWTQSFSGETGTKILTVSLGGNIYRKISLDFDSGNFSTLAEYPYTEPQTSKPTSSKEPSSSSSNSSSKSSSHSSENPSSSSSVSSR, via the coding sequence ATGGATAAATATGCCGGTAAACGATTGGACGGCCGCTATGAAATTCAGGAATTGGTTGGCGCTGGTGGAATGGCACTAGTGTATCGTGCTTACGATACTTTGGATCAACGCACAGTTGCAATCAAAATTCTGAAAGATGAGTTTTTAGACAATGCGGAATTTATTCGCCGCTTTAAAAACGAAAGCAAAGCAATTGCGCTGCTTTCTCATCCCAATATTATTAAAGTCTATGATGTGAGCTTTGGAGATCAGATTCAGTATATTGTCGAAGAATACATTGATGGAATTACCCTTCGGGAATATTTGGACCGTCAAACTGTTATAGACTTAAATAAAGTGTTGTATTTTACCACGCAGATTTTGCGTGCGCTGCAGCATGCTCATCAAAAGGGTATTGTGCACCGGGATATTAAACCGCAGAACATTATGGTTTTGCCTGATGACACGATTAAAGTGACTGATTTTGGAATTGCTCGTTTTGCCCGCAGTGAGACAAGGACCATGACGGACAAGGCAATTGGTTCCGTTCACTATATTGCGCCGGAACAGGCAAGAGGGGATCTTACTGACGAAAAAGCGGATATCTATTCCGTTGGCGTCATGCTCTATGAAATGATTACCGGACAGTTGCCTTTTGAGGCGGAAAATGCAGTTTCGGTTGCGATTATGCAGCTTCAGGCGGAGCCACAGCCCCCAATGGAGATTAATCCCGATATTCCCCTGGGACTGCAGCAGATCACCCTGCACGCGATGCAGAAAGATCCTGCTCAGCGTTACCAGACTGCAACAGAGATGCTGCTGGATCTTAAAGAACTGCGTCAAAATCCGGATGCGGTCTTTGAATATAAATATATTCAAAGAAATGATGATTACGCAAAGCCTAATTCTTTGAAGGATACTGCTTCTGTTACTTCTTATGACGATGGATATAATTATGTGGAGCATCCGGAACAAAATAATGCCAAAGCTAAGAAGCGGAAAAAAACGCCGTTTATTATTGGCGGGATTGCTTTAGGCGTTGTTATTCTTGCAGTAATTCTAATGGTTGCCGGTGTTTTTAAGAGCTGTGGAACTTCTTCGGAAGTAAAGCTTCCCAACTTTGTTGGTCAAAAATATGACGACGTAGTCAAAGCATATAATGGACAATTTAACTTTGTAGAAGAGACCAAAACGGATTCTACGAAAGAAACAGGTACGATTGTAAATCAAAGCCCGAATGCCGATATGACCGTCAAAAAAGGCTCAGATGTGCATTTAACTGTGATTGTAGCGGCAGATACGGTACAGGTTCCAGATGTAACAGGGAAAACAGTGGCTGATGCAAAACAGGCATTGATTTCAGCAGGACTTCAAGTTGGTACCGTTACTGCAAAAGACGGCAAAGAAACGGCTAATACGATTTTGGAAACAAGTCCTGCAGCAGGAACTTCCGTCGATAAAGGCAGTAAAGTAAATCTGGTCTATAGTACCGGGAAAAAGGAAACAAAAATTTCTGTAACCGTCTCTTTGCCCAGCGTTAGCAGTAACCTTAATCTGTCCTATTATTTGGATGGAGTCTTGCAGGGACAGGTAACCGTTAATCCTGCATATAATTCCACTTGGACACAGTCTTTTTCAGGAGAAACCGGAACAAAAATTCTGACGGTTTCTTTGGGTGGAAATATTTATCGTAAGATCAGCCTTGACTTCGATAGTGGGAACTTTAGTACCCTTGCAGAATACCCCTATACGGAACCTCAAACTTCAAAGCCAACCAGCAGTAAAGAACCATCCAGCAGTTCTTCAAACAGTTCTTCCAAAAGTTCCAGTCACTCTTCCGAGAATCCTTCTAGTAGTTCCTCGGTTTCTTCGCGCTAA
- the rsgA gene encoding GTPase involved in ribosome biogenesis (Evidence 2a : Function from experimental evidences in other organisms; PubMedId : 15223319, 15828870, 16014871, 16485133, 17005971, 18007041, 18344364, 19246764, 22544754, 22720735, 28482099; Product type e : enzyme), whose translation MMREIKGIIEKGIGGFYYVKTQNNDLVECKARGLFRKEGISPLAGDSVVLLEGEEQSYTIHEILPRKNKLIRPPIANLDQLMIVVSVCNPNPNMLVIDKLIAAAEAQKIQPILIFTKSDLQSTKSLTDVYSNVGIPYFEVSSSEKIGVEPIKCLLKGKLTALTGNTGVGKSSLLNQLLPGENLETGEISRKLGRGRHTTRQVELLPVPGGGYVADTPGFSSIQLERYVPVKKEELQYCFREFIPYIDQCQFQGCSHVCEKGCAVLKAMNDGKISESRHQSYCEMYEQIKEIKDWKRK comes from the coding sequence ATGATGAGAGAAATAAAAGGAATTATAGAAAAAGGAATCGGCGGATTTTATTATGTGAAAACGCAAAACAATGATCTCGTCGAATGTAAAGCACGCGGCCTTTTTCGAAAAGAAGGAATTAGTCCACTCGCGGGGGACAGCGTGGTTTTACTGGAAGGGGAAGAACAGAGCTACACGATCCATGAAATTCTGCCACGCAAAAACAAGTTAATTCGTCCGCCAATTGCAAATTTGGATCAGTTAATGATTGTCGTTTCTGTTTGTAATCCAAATCCTAATATGTTGGTAATTGACAAATTAATTGCAGCCGCAGAGGCACAAAAGATTCAGCCGATTTTAATCTTTACGAAATCAGACCTTCAAAGTACGAAAAGTTTGACTGATGTTTATTCTAACGTCGGAATTCCTTATTTTGAGGTTTCTTCTTCTGAAAAAATTGGGGTTGAACCTATAAAATGCCTTTTGAAAGGGAAATTGACAGCATTGACTGGAAATACGGGAGTTGGGAAAAGCTCGTTGCTGAATCAACTTCTGCCTGGAGAAAATCTAGAGACAGGAGAAATCAGCCGAAAATTAGGACGAGGCCGTCATACAACCAGACAAGTTGAACTGCTCCCTGTTCCGGGCGGCGGGTATGTTGCGGACACTCCCGGATTTTCTTCCATTCAGCTGGAACGGTATGTTCCGGTAAAAAAAGAAGAGCTTCAATACTGCTTTAGAGAATTTATTCCCTATATCGATCAATGCCAATTTCAAGGATGCTCGCATGTTTGTGAAAAGGGCTGTGCGGTTTTGAAGGCAATGAATGATGGGAAAATTTCAGAATCACGTCATCAGAGTTATTGTGAGATGTATGAACAGATTAAGGAAATAAAGGACTGGAAACGGAAATGA
- a CDS encoding Thiamine diphosphokinase, translated as MKQCLIIGSAPMKDLSVFSKYDPKNSFIICADGGLDTAKAAKLSPNLVIGDFDSAKCEPPANVEVIRLQKEKDDTDMMSAVKEGIRRGFQSLVLFGAAGGREDHTYANYCALEYISSQGRQGEIVMDHTHIFIMTRGRMLFRQMKGATVSVFPFGTGMCSVTYRGMKYRLEEGVLISNDPRGTSNVLINDDASITLHSGHAIIFVLDHV; from the coding sequence ATGAAACAATGTTTGATTATCGGTTCTGCGCCGATGAAAGATTTATCGGTTTTTTCAAAGTATGATCCTAAAAATAGCTTTATTATTTGTGCAGATGGGGGTTTGGATACTGCGAAAGCAGCAAAACTTTCACCCAATCTTGTCATTGGAGATTTTGATTCGGCAAAATGTGAACCTCCAGCAAATGTAGAAGTAATTCGTCTGCAAAAAGAAAAAGACGATACCGATATGATGAGTGCTGTAAAAGAAGGAATCCGCAGAGGATTTCAGTCACTTGTCCTTTTTGGGGCTGCTGGCGGCAGAGAAGATCACACCTATGCAAATTACTGTGCCTTGGAATATATTTCTTCTCAGGGACGTCAGGGCGAAATTGTAATGGATCATACGCACATCTTTATTATGACTCGTGGGCGTATGCTGTTTCGCCAAATGAAAGGTGCTACCGTTTCTGTTTTTCCGTTTGGAACCGGAATGTGTTCCGTTACTTATCGGGGAATGAAATATCGGTTAGAAGAGGGAGTGCTGATTTCTAACGATCCGCGGGGTACCAGCAATGTATTGATCAATGATGATGCTTCTATCACTCTTCACAGCGGCCACGCAATTATATTTGTTCTAGATCACGTTTGA
- a CDS encoding Putative lipoprotein (Evidence 3 : Putative function from multiple computational evidences): MRRPRCFQDGKCACYAVAFGLGMTLACCFPSGFTLFVMSIIIVCLGAALIHR; encoded by the coding sequence ATGCGCAGACCACGTTGCTTTCAAGACGGAAAATGTGCCTGCTATGCAGTTGCATTCGGATTAGGTATGACACTTGCCTGCTGTTTTCCGTCTGGATTCACCTTGTTTGTTATGTCAATCATTATTGTTTGTCTCGGCGCTGCGTTGATTCATCGCTAA
- a CDS encoding conserved protein of unknown function (Evidence 4 : Unknown function but conserved in other organisms) gives MLNREVLTASEAVYNGCQEQPVDVDVSLPDYCPDIQKILKCQVCPAISSCSASGDHLEVEGTYTVRVFYLDSGGMVVRSYEMEDSFLSTISLKCTVENPRIYAYLKMEYVNCRATSPRRLDIHGAFSICARVYGACNVEAVSSVNEESVEELPQNLQYTTGSGCFRQPFTLEDNLELPQGKLPADRILRTQAVCFCKEKTPMADGLQISGEVRLKILYASAEESMPPETMEYTMPFDQEIACDSMTEDSLYSLEVSVSSVTVQIHTDYSGELTTFETHIRLTASVTCYEEQQKSILQDAYSRTCELTLTKKQQEIESLKQLFSDTCTHKFSIEGESPITKVIDLWNETCTISGTVENGELKFSGKMNICVLAVNAENTPFYFERTTEFSLSKSFEGTGTIQCIAQVLLTDLSYHLTDAGIDLRAELAITAQLYEQKTINLITDAALDESKPKVLDHTAALSLYFASEEENLWSIARAYCSSLSAIRKENDLPEDATSASGMLLIPM, from the coding sequence ATGCTGAACCGTGAGGTACTCACCGCAAGTGAAGCGGTTTATAACGGCTGTCAGGAACAGCCAGTGGATGTAGACGTTAGTCTTCCCGATTATTGTCCGGATATTCAGAAGATTTTGAAATGTCAGGTATGCCCGGCTATTTCTTCCTGCAGTGCCTCCGGGGATCATCTGGAAGTGGAAGGGACTTACACTGTACGTGTCTTTTATCTGGATTCGGGTGGAATGGTCGTCCGCAGCTATGAGATGGAGGATTCTTTTTTATCAACCATTTCTTTAAAGTGTACCGTGGAAAACCCAAGAATTTATGCGTATCTCAAGATGGAATACGTTAACTGTCGGGCTACAAGTCCACGTCGATTGGACATCCATGGAGCTTTTTCTATTTGCGCTCGTGTTTATGGAGCTTGCAATGTAGAAGCTGTTTCCTCTGTGAATGAAGAGAGTGTAGAGGAGCTGCCCCAAAATCTGCAGTATACTACTGGCTCCGGCTGCTTTAGGCAGCCATTCACCTTGGAAGATAATCTGGAACTGCCGCAGGGAAAACTGCCCGCAGATCGGATTCTTCGTACGCAAGCGGTGTGCTTCTGCAAAGAAAAGACACCGATGGCAGATGGACTGCAAATTAGTGGAGAAGTTCGCCTGAAAATTCTTTATGCTTCTGCAGAAGAGAGTATGCCGCCCGAAACAATGGAGTATACGATGCCATTTGATCAGGAGATCGCCTGTGATTCCATGACAGAGGATAGCCTCTATTCTCTGGAAGTTTCGGTTTCCTCTGTCACTGTTCAAATTCATACGGATTATTCTGGTGAACTCACTACTTTTGAAACGCATATTCGCTTAACTGCATCTGTTACTTGTTATGAAGAGCAACAAAAATCTATTTTACAGGATGCTTATTCCCGCACCTGTGAACTAACGCTTACAAAAAAGCAGCAGGAAATCGAGAGTTTAAAACAGCTTTTTTCAGATACCTGTACCCATAAATTTTCGATAGAGGGAGAAAGTCCTATCACCAAAGTGATTGATCTTTGGAACGAGACCTGTACCATATCCGGCACTGTCGAAAATGGAGAACTAAAATTCTCAGGGAAAATGAATATTTGTGTGTTGGCGGTCAACGCAGAAAACACACCATTTTACTTTGAGCGAACAACAGAATTTTCTCTCAGCAAATCATTTGAAGGAACAGGGACGATCCAGTGCATTGCACAAGTACTTCTGACGGATCTAAGTTATCATTTGACGGATGCTGGCATTGACCTGCGAGCTGAACTTGCAATTACGGCCCAACTTTATGAGCAAAAGACGATTAATCTGATTACGGATGCAGCCTTGGATGAAAGTAAACCAAAGGTGTTGGATCATACCGCAGCACTTAGTCTCTATTTTGCGTCGGAGGAAGAAAACCTTTGGTCTATTGCACGTGCTTATTGCAGTAGCCTCTCCGCTATCAGAAAAGAAAACGATTTGCCGGAAGACGCTACATCGGCGTCCGGTATGCTATTAATTCCAATGTGA
- the spoIVA gene encoding morphogenetic stage IV sporulation protein (Evidence 2a : Function from experimental evidences in other organisms; PubMedId : 11160095, 17114257, 17427285, 24810258, 26387458, 28408070; Product type cp : cell process), which translates to MEERNLYDDIAQRTNGDIYIGVVGPVRTGKSTFIKKFMDTIVIPNIQEKAKKDRAVDELPQSAGGRTIMTTEPKFIPEQAVRIQIDQSAAFSVRMIDCVGYIVPSALGYIENDVPRMVMTPWYEDPIPFNMAAEIGTKKVITEHSTIGLVVTTDGSISDLPREEYEEAEERVIKELKEIKKPFIVLLNSVDPSSEETKAMASQLEQKYKVAVLPVNCLELDEKQIREILSKVLFEFPVKEIKVDMPKWLSALEKEHWLRSAVYGSIQQNAVKISRIRDITPLTQQICGCEYVESAKTESIDLGTGKARIEIHLQKELFYQVLGEKTGLSIENEGDLLSCMLRFADMQKEYNKLKDAYHDVEAGGYGIVMPEINELSLDDPQIIRQGGKYGVRLKASAPAIHMIKTNITTEITPIVGSEAQSQEMVTYLLKEFEENPGKIWESNLFGKNLHEVVNEGLHNKLSRMPEDARDKLRETIERIINDGCNGLICIIL; encoded by the coding sequence ATGGAAGAGCGTAATCTTTACGATGATATTGCCCAGAGAACAAATGGCGATATTTATATCGGCGTGGTTGGACCGGTACGTACCGGAAAATCCACCTTCATCAAAAAATTTATGGATACAATCGTGATCCCAAATATTCAGGAGAAAGCGAAAAAAGATCGTGCTGTCGATGAACTTCCGCAGTCTGCAGGCGGCAGAACCATTATGACCACAGAGCCAAAATTCATTCCGGAACAGGCAGTCCGAATTCAAATTGATCAGAGTGCTGCCTTTTCAGTTCGTATGATTGATTGTGTCGGGTATATTGTTCCGAGTGCTTTGGGGTATATCGAAAACGACGTGCCGCGTATGGTGATGACACCATGGTATGAAGATCCGATTCCATTTAATATGGCAGCTGAAATCGGTACAAAAAAGGTAATCACGGAGCATTCTACGATTGGATTGGTTGTCACAACAGATGGATCTATCAGCGATCTTCCGAGAGAAGAATATGAAGAAGCGGAAGAGCGTGTCATCAAAGAATTAAAAGAGATTAAAAAGCCGTTTATCGTTTTGCTGAATTCTGTAGATCCAAGCTCAGAAGAAACAAAAGCAATGGCTTCTCAACTGGAGCAAAAATATAAAGTCGCGGTTTTGCCTGTTAACTGTTTGGAACTCGACGAAAAACAAATCCGTGAAATCCTTTCTAAAGTTCTTTTTGAATTTCCTGTCAAAGAAATTAAAGTGGATATGCCAAAATGGCTGTCGGCTTTGGAAAAAGAGCATTGGCTGCGCAGTGCGGTTTATGGTTCCATTCAGCAAAATGCAGTTAAAATTAGCCGGATCAGAGATATTACGCCGCTTACTCAACAAATCTGTGGTTGCGAGTATGTTGAGAGCGCAAAGACGGAATCGATTGATCTTGGAACAGGAAAAGCCCGCATTGAAATTCATCTGCAAAAAGAGCTTTTCTATCAGGTATTGGGTGAAAAGACTGGCCTCTCTATTGAAAATGAAGGGGACTTATTATCCTGTATGCTTCGTTTTGCAGATATGCAGAAAGAGTATAACAAGCTGAAAGATGCTTATCATGATGTAGAAGCCGGAGGTTATGGAATTGTAATGCCTGAGATCAATGAATTGTCACTGGACGATCCTCAGATTATTCGCCAGGGTGGAAAGTACGGAGTTCGTTTAAAGGCTTCTGCACCGGCAATCCATATGATTAAAACAAATATTACAACAGAGATTACTCCGATTGTCGGCAGCGAAGCACAAAGTCAAGAAATGGTTACTTATCTGCTGAAGGAATTTGAAGAAAATCCCGGAAAGATCTGGGAATCAAATCTGTTCGGAAAGAATCTGCATGAAGTTGTAAATGAAGGTTTACATAATAAGCTCAGCAGAATGCCGGAGGATGCACGTGATAAGCTGCGCGAAACTATTGAACGAATCATCAATGATGGCTGCAACGGGTTAATTTGCATCATTTTATAA
- the sudB gene encoding Sulfide dehydrogenase subunit beta, translating into MFPIIEKRKLNDSMTLMVVKAPFIAKKAKAGQFIILRVDEYGERIPLTVADYDRENGTITIIYQIVGQTTMKLDQLNIGDQILDFVGPLGKASELSGHKRAAVIGGGAGCAIAYPQAKALHAMGTKVDVIAGFRNKDLIILEDEMKKASSRLFLMTDDGSNGNKGFVTNALQKNIEDGADYDLVVAIGPLVMMRAVVNVTKPYKIPTIVSMNPIMIDGTGMCGCCRLTVDGETKFACVDGPDFDGFKVDFDETIKRSKTYYDQERAAAREENCRLMRGVK; encoded by the coding sequence ATGTTTCCAATTATAGAAAAAAGGAAACTCAATGACTCCATGACATTGATGGTCGTGAAGGCTCCATTCATTGCAAAGAAAGCCAAAGCCGGACAGTTTATTATTCTCAGAGTAGATGAGTACGGCGAACGAATTCCCTTAACAGTCGCGGATTATGACCGTGAAAATGGGACTATTACGATTATTTATCAGATCGTTGGACAAACAACGATGAAGTTGGATCAGCTGAATATAGGCGACCAGATCCTAGATTTTGTAGGACCTTTGGGAAAAGCCAGCGAATTAAGTGGACATAAACGCGCTGCGGTGATCGGCGGCGGAGCAGGGTGTGCAATCGCTTATCCGCAGGCAAAGGCACTCCATGCAATGGGAACAAAAGTGGATGTCATCGCAGGATTTCGGAACAAAGACTTAATTATCTTGGAAGATGAGATGAAAAAAGCTTCCAGTCGCCTGTTCTTAATGACAGATGATGGCAGCAACGGAAACAAAGGATTTGTTACAAATGCTCTCCAGAAAAATATTGAAGATGGTGCCGATTATGACCTGGTCGTCGCGATAGGGCCTCTTGTCATGATGCGTGCAGTAGTAAACGTTACGAAACCGTATAAAATTCCAACAATTGTCAGCATGAATCCCATTATGATTGACGGCACTGGAATGTGTGGGTGCTGTCGGTTGACCGTAGACGGAGAAACAAAATTCGCTTGTGTAGATGGTCCTGACTTTGATGGCTTTAAGGTCGATTTTGACGAAACCATTAAGCGCTCTAAAACCTATTATGATCAGGAACGCGCTGCAGCAAGAGAAGAAAATTGCAGATTGATGAGAGGTGTAAAATAA